In the genome of Gloeotrichia echinulata CP02, one region contains:
- a CDS encoding IS4 family transposase — translation MLPAFYQNHLKSQLSLAEYLLLKILIHLLQSIKEVTLEKLANALPLAVKFESRRKRIQRFLSLPNLTIEKVWFPIIKEWLETYFKDEKIIYIAIDRTNWSRINLFMVSIIWDKRAVPIYFTLLPKLGNSNIAEQQKILSQVIPIFKNYKICVLGDREFCSVKLAKYLQGLDVYFCLRLKKNEFLQVEKDVFVELKNLGLVPGVSFFIKGVKVTKTRGFMSFNVAAKWKRKINGVAPKEGWFILTNFDDLESAISAYKQRFDIEEMFRDFKTGGYNLEETNVEGNRFISLVLLITLAYTSAMIQGQKIKHKGIQKYVARVKESGRSVRRHSSFYVGLYGQTWVNFTDICMELVTELMRINRNKRKYYQQGLRAMKLIESMF, via the coding sequence ATGTTACCTGCATTCTACCAAAACCACTTAAAAAGTCAATTAAGTTTAGCAGAATACTTGCTGCTAAAAATTTTAATCCATCTATTACAGTCAATCAAAGAAGTAACTTTAGAAAAGTTAGCAAATGCGCTACCTTTGGCAGTTAAATTTGAGAGTAGAAGAAAGAGAATACAAAGATTTTTATCATTACCAAATCTCACCATTGAGAAAGTTTGGTTTCCCATTATTAAAGAATGGCTGGAAACATACTTCAAAGATGAAAAAATTATTTATATAGCAATTGATAGAACTAATTGGAGTCGGATAAATTTATTCATGGTGAGTATCATTTGGGATAAAAGAGCAGTACCAATATATTTTACTTTATTGCCAAAATTAGGTAATAGTAACATCGCTGAACAACAAAAAATATTGTCTCAAGTAATACCAATCTTTAAAAACTATAAAATCTGTGTATTAGGTGATAGAGAATTTTGCTCTGTCAAACTGGCAAAGTATCTCCAGGGATTGGATGTGTATTTTTGTTTGCGATTAAAAAAGAATGAGTTTTTGCAAGTTGAAAAAGATGTTTTTGTTGAGTTAAAAAATCTGGGTTTAGTACCGGGAGTTTCTTTTTTTATCAAAGGAGTTAAAGTGACAAAGACTCGGGGTTTTATGAGCTTTAATGTAGCGGCTAAATGGAAACGTAAAATCAATGGAGTAGCACCGAAAGAAGGATGGTTTATTTTAACAAATTTTGACGACTTAGAGTCGGCAATATCTGCCTATAAACAAAGATTTGATATAGAAGAAATGTTTAGAGATTTTAAAACAGGTGGTTATAATTTAGAAGAGACTAATGTTGAAGGCAACCGATTTATTTCTCTAGTTTTACTGATAACGCTCGCTTACACTTCTGCCATGATTCAGGGTCAAAAAATTAAACATAAAGGAATACAAAAATATGTAGCTCGTGTTAAAGAGTCTGGTCGCTCTGTGCGGAGACATAGTAGTTTTTATGTTGGCTTGTATGGTCAAACTTGGGTCAATTTCACAGATATTTGTATGGAATTAGTGACAGAATTAATGAGAATTAATCGTAATAAGCGCAAGTATTATCAACAGGGATTGAGGGCTATGAAGCTTATCGAGTCTATGTTTTAG
- a CDS encoding response regulator, whose amino-acid sequence MKGRQKIVKILIADDDEDDSLLVREAFAESKLIIELNMVRDGEELMNYLHCQGEYADGCCPSPPSLIFLDLNMPKKGGLEVLKEIKLDPNLRRIPVIVLTTSMAEEDIYKTYDFGASSFIIKPVSFASLVEMMKNIIKYWFEIVQLPVEAGGSRGNQR is encoded by the coding sequence GTGAAAGGTCGGCAAAAAATCGTTAAAATTTTAATCGCTGATGATGATGAAGACGACAGTCTTTTAGTCCGTGAAGCGTTTGCAGAAAGTAAACTAATTATAGAATTAAATATGGTGAGAGATGGTGAAGAATTGATGAATTATCTGCATTGCCAAGGCGAATATGCTGATGGGTGTTGCCCCTCACCACCAAGTTTAATTTTCCTAGATTTAAATATGCCCAAAAAAGGCGGCTTGGAAGTCCTCAAAGAGATTAAATTAGACCCCAATCTCCGACGAATTCCGGTGATTGTTTTGACAACATCAATGGCTGAGGAAGATATTTATAAAACCTACGATTTTGGGGCTAGCTCCTTCATCATTAAGCCAGTAAGCTTTGCCTCCCTCGTTGAGATGATGAAGAATATCATCAAATATTGGTTTGAAATTGTACAATTGCCGGTAGAAGCAGGGGGAAGCAGGGGGAACCAGAGATGA
- a CDS encoding response regulator, with product MNKILIRVLLVDDDEDDYILIREWLAEFQLIKCDLAWVDNYADARNNIAQNQHDIYLIDYRLGRENGLELLREAIKNRCFAPIILLTGQGDIEIDLEAMKAGAADYLEKSHLTAHLLERSIRYAIERKQAEEKIREQAALLDVANDAIFVADLEGKILFWNQSAEKLYGWKPEAAIGKKMQELWEEKNLPLLEEARKNLLKNSSWNGELQQITKSGREIIVETRWTLVPECCDRLLQCILIVNTDVTQKKQLEAQFLRAQRLESIGTLASGIAHDLNNVLAPILMTAQLLEPQMRDERSRQLLPILISNAKRGANLVNQVLSFSRGLGGERSVLQIKHLIREIKQIIQETFPKSIILVTEINQNLWTVSGDATQLHQVLMNLCINARDAMPNDGTLKITAKNLIIDESYAKIHPDAKVGSYIVVTVSDTGIGIQAEILDRIFEPFFTTKEIGKSTGLGLSTVLGIIKSHDGFITVDSEVRKGSQFKVYLPAQAETETLEEPILPLTPGKGELILVVDDEVAVRDITKISLENHNYKAITANDGIEAIALYAEHRDEISLVLTDIIMPSMDGITTIRTLQKINPDVKIIAVSGLTSSDKIVAAYEMGIKAFLSKPYTANQLLQTINTVQNQG from the coding sequence ATGAACAAAATTCTCATCAGAGTATTACTAGTTGATGATGACGAAGATGACTATATTTTAATTCGTGAATGGTTGGCAGAATTTCAGCTAATTAAGTGTGATTTGGCATGGGTAGATAATTATGCAGATGCTAGGAATAATATAGCTCAAAATCAACATGATATTTATCTTATAGACTACCGTTTAGGTAGAGAAAATGGACTAGAACTTTTGCGCGAAGCAATTAAGAATCGCTGCTTTGCTCCTATTATTTTACTCACTGGTCAGGGAGACATAGAAATAGACCTGGAGGCTATGAAAGCGGGAGCAGCAGATTATCTAGAAAAAAGCCATTTGACAGCACATTTGCTAGAGCGTTCTATTCGCTATGCTATTGAACGCAAACAAGCAGAAGAAAAAATTCGTGAACAAGCAGCTTTACTCGATGTCGCTAACGATGCAATTTTTGTTGCCGATTTAGAGGGTAAAATTTTATTTTGGAATCAATCTGCGGAGAAACTTTATGGTTGGAAACCAGAAGCAGCAATTGGTAAGAAAATGCAGGAGCTTTGGGAGGAAAAAAATTTGCCTCTCTTAGAAGAAGCCCGCAAGAATTTGCTGAAAAATAGCTCATGGAATGGAGAGTTACAACAAATAACAAAATCTGGCAGAGAAATTATTGTCGAAACCCGTTGGACATTAGTGCCTGAATGTTGTGATAGACTACTACAATGCATTTTGATTGTTAACACTGATGTTACGCAAAAAAAACAACTAGAAGCACAATTTCTCCGCGCCCAGCGATTGGAGAGCATTGGCACATTAGCCAGCGGTATCGCCCATGACCTCAACAATGTGCTAGCCCCAATTCTAATGACAGCCCAACTTTTAGAGCCACAGATGCGTGATGAACGTTCGCGACAACTGTTGCCAATTTTAATATCAAATGCTAAACGTGGAGCGAATTTAGTCAACCAAGTTCTGTCTTTTAGTCGCGGTCTTGGGGGAGAGCGTAGCGTTTTACAAATTAAGCATTTAATTAGAGAAATTAAGCAAATTATTCAAGAAACATTTCCCAAATCAATTATACTTGTCACCGAAATTAACCAAAATCTTTGGACTGTTTCAGGTGATGCGACTCAACTGCATCAAGTGCTGATGAATTTGTGTATTAATGCGCGGGATGCCATGCCTAATGATGGGACTTTAAAAATTACGGCTAAAAATTTGATAATTGACGAAAGTTATGCTAAAATCCATCCAGATGCTAAAGTTGGTTCCTATATTGTCGTTACTGTGAGTGATACTGGTATTGGTATTCAGGCAGAAATATTAGACCGGATATTTGAACCATTTTTTACTACTAAAGAAATTGGTAAAAGTACTGGTTTAGGTCTGTCTACAGTCCTGGGGATTATTAAAAGCCACGATGGTTTTATCACCGTTGACAGCGAGGTCAGAAAAGGCAGTCAATTTAAAGTATATTTACCAGCACAAGCAGAAACAGAAACATTAGAAGAACCAATATTACCATTGACACCAGGTAAGGGAGAATTAATTTTGGTTGTCGATGATGAAGTTGCCGTTCGAGACATTACTAAAATCTCCCTAGAAAATCATAATTACAAAGCAATTACAGCTAACGACGGCATAGAAGCAATTGCCTTATACGCCGAACATCGTGATGAAATATCTTTAGTTTTAACAGATATTATCATGCCATCTATGGATGGGATAACTACAATTCGGACATTGCAAAAAATCAACCCAGATGTCAAAATCATTGCTGTTAGCGGACTGACTTCTAGTGATAAAATCGTAGCAGCTTATGAGATGGGTATTAAAGCTTTTTTATCCAAACCTTACACAGCCAATCAATTATTGCAAACAATTAACACTGTTCAGAATCAGGGTTGA
- a CDS encoding Rieske (2Fe-2S) protein, which translates to MSWIKVLPQDELPSNGRKVVKVEQRAILLVNHNNQVYAVQNSCPHMKVPLEKGKITENGEIVCPFHRSSFDLATGNVTEWITFPPVINKAIAMISKEKPLPVFPTRVQEGSIWVDV; encoded by the coding sequence ATGAGCTGGATTAAGGTGCTTCCTCAAGACGAACTGCCATCTAATGGACGTAAAGTGGTAAAAGTCGAACAACGCGCCATCTTACTCGTTAACCATAATAACCAAGTTTACGCCGTGCAAAATTCCTGTCCCCACATGAAGGTACCCTTAGAAAAGGGCAAAATTACGGAAAATGGCGAGATCGTCTGTCCCTTTCACCGTAGCTCTTTTGACCTAGCAACTGGTAATGTTACTGAATGGATTACCTTCCCCCCAGTTATTAACAAGGCTATAGCTATGATTTCTAAAGAAAAACCACTACCCGTTTTTCCCACCCGTGTACAAGAAGGAAGTATCTGGGTCGATGTGTAA